Proteins found in one Methylobacter sp. S3L5C genomic segment:
- a CDS encoding S-methyl-5'-thioinosine phosphorylase, with product MTKLAIIGGTGLTQLSDLTIIKRDKLTTPYGEPSADFITGELNQKEVIFLARHGNPHTIAPHKINYRANIWGLKHLGVEQIIAVAAVGGITEAMRPAHIAIPDQIIDYSHSRLHTFFEDENYPVTHIDFSYPYCQKLRSALIIAATNADITISPIGTYGCTQGPRLETVAEINRLERDGCDVVGMTGMPEAALARELDMSYAAISVVANWAAGKTEGEITMAEIEQHLHVGMANMAKLLKVFIAQA from the coding sequence ATGACCAAGCTTGCAATTATTGGCGGCACAGGACTGACCCAACTTAGTGACTTAACCATCATCAAACGTGACAAACTGACCACTCCTTATGGTGAGCCTTCAGCTGACTTTATTACTGGCGAGCTCAACCAAAAAGAAGTGATTTTTTTGGCCCGACATGGTAATCCGCACACTATCGCACCACATAAAATAAATTATCGAGCCAATATCTGGGGACTTAAACATCTGGGCGTTGAACAGATTATTGCGGTTGCCGCCGTGGGCGGTATTACCGAAGCCATGAGACCTGCACATATCGCCATTCCCGATCAAATCATTGATTATAGCCATAGCCGCCTGCATACTTTTTTTGAAGACGAAAACTACCCTGTCACGCATATAGACTTTAGCTATCCTTATTGTCAAAAATTGCGCTCCGCTTTAATTATAGCGGCCACTAATGCTGATATTACCATCAGTCCAATAGGCACTTATGGTTGTACCCAAGGTCCTCGCCTCGAAACCGTTGCAGAAATTAATCGCCTTGAAAGGGATGGTTGCGATGTAGTGGGCATGACTGGTATGCCGGAAGCGGCTTTAGCTAGAGAACTTGACATGAGTTATGCCGCTATTTCTGTTGTTGCCAACTGGGCAGCAGGCAAAACTGAAGGTGAAATTACCATGGCTGAAATTGAGCAGCATCTCCATGTTGGTATGGCCAATATGGCGAAATTGCTAAAAGTTTTTATCGCTCAGGCGTAA
- a CDS encoding DUF2306 domain-containing protein: MNFTAKSEWLIPTGLIALGFIPIVAGTFRVIGLASGIEITPDNARFFAAPLPVVLHIINAVIYCVLGAFQFSPSFRSRKPNWHRAAGRILIPCGLVVALSGLWMTYFYPPVNFDGPFLYGIRLLVGSAMVLCLCLGFTAICKRDIPHHRAWMIRGYALGLGAGTQVFTHIPMFLFTSIQGELARTLCMGAGWAINLAVAEWLISRERRRQLS; the protein is encoded by the coding sequence ATGAACTTCACCGCCAAATCTGAATGGCTCATACCCACAGGGTTAATAGCGCTTGGTTTTATCCCGATTGTTGCCGGCACTTTTCGCGTGATTGGACTCGCCAGCGGTATCGAGATCACTCCAGATAATGCACGGTTCTTCGCGGCTCCCTTGCCGGTGGTGTTGCATATTATCAATGCCGTGATCTACTGCGTTCTCGGCGCTTTCCAGTTTTCCCCCAGCTTCCGTAGCCGCAAACCCAATTGGCACCGTGCGGCCGGGCGGATACTTATCCCTTGCGGACTAGTCGTCGCGCTTTCCGGCCTGTGGATGACCTATTTCTATCCACCAGTCAATTTTGACGGCCCGTTCCTTTACGGCATAAGGCTTCTGGTAGGTTCGGCGATGGTCTTGTGTCTATGTCTCGGCTTTACTGCTATCTGCAAACGGGATATTCCTCATCACCGAGCCTGGATGATACGCGGCTATGCTCTCGGCTTGGGTGCCGGTACACAGGTCTTTACTCATATCCCCATGTTCCTGTTTACGAGCATACAAGGGGAGCTGGCAAGGACACTATGCATGGGAGCGGGCTGGGCTATCAACCTTGCGGTGGCTGAATGGTTAATTTCGCGAGAGCGCCGTAGGCAATTATCTTGA
- the rlmN gene encoding 23S rRNA (adenine(2503)-C(2))-methyltransferase RlmN has product MKQSFYDLNYSDLGMIINQNNLNNSGASVLFNWHYKKKETAQCTDKIAKCSLAFFQNNFDFSLPEIDTVHESKNDRTVKFLFKLKDNHKIETVLIPFHKKYSICLSSQVGCAMNCSFCFTGKQGLKRNLTTSEIVGQFIQAWRWLAANRPGEERILNIVFMGQGEPLHNFDAVKKACEIFLSKHGTSIGVQKITISTAGYIPGLKRWSEEIPGVNLALSLHSPFEEKRNELIPINKKYPLDEVLATIDKIPLNKKQFITYEYILIKDFNDSPEDAQKLGAILMGKSAYINLIPFNSFPGSHYQRPDLDKIEKFKEVLDTFKIPTLIRSVKGDDVLAACGQLNSKNKIVFVS; this is encoded by the coding sequence TTGAAACAATCCTTTTATGACCTAAATTATTCTGACTTGGGAATGATTATAAATCAGAATAATTTAAACAATTCAGGAGCGTCGGTTCTGTTTAATTGGCATTATAAGAAAAAAGAAACGGCTCAATGCACTGATAAAATAGCCAAATGCTCATTGGCCTTTTTTCAAAATAATTTCGACTTTTCTTTACCCGAAATCGATACGGTTCATGAATCAAAAAATGATCGAACAGTAAAATTTCTTTTTAAGCTTAAAGACAACCATAAAATTGAAACTGTCCTTATTCCGTTTCATAAAAAATATTCTATTTGCCTTTCATCGCAGGTTGGCTGTGCAATGAATTGTTCTTTTTGTTTTACCGGAAAACAAGGGCTTAAAAGAAATTTGACTACCAGTGAAATTGTTGGCCAATTTATTCAGGCTTGGCGCTGGTTAGCGGCAAACAGGCCTGGAGAAGAAAGAATTTTAAATATAGTTTTTATGGGACAAGGCGAACCTTTACATAATTTCGATGCGGTTAAAAAAGCGTGCGAAATATTTTTATCCAAACACGGAACATCAATTGGCGTTCAAAAAATTACTATTTCAACGGCGGGGTATATTCCCGGACTTAAAAGATGGAGCGAGGAAATTCCTGGAGTAAACCTTGCGTTATCTCTTCATTCACCCTTTGAAGAAAAGAGAAATGAACTTATTCCCATTAATAAAAAATATCCGCTAGATGAAGTGCTGGCCACTATTGACAAAATTCCTTTAAATAAAAAGCAGTTTATAACTTATGAATATATTCTGATAAAAGATTTTAACGATTCTCCAGAGGATGCTCAAAAATTGGGCGCGATACTGATGGGTAAAAGTGCTTATATCAACTTGATCCCTTTTAACTCATTCCCCGGATCACATTACCAGCGACCGGATTTGGATAAAATTGAAAAATTTAAAGAAGTTTTAGATACTTTTAAAATCCCGACTCTAATAAGAAGTGTTAAAGGTGATGATGTATTAGCAGCATGTGGACAACTTAATTCTAAAAATAAAATAGTTTTTGTGAGTTAA
- a CDS encoding Ig-like domain-containing protein: MVGGTSASTPSLAGIVALLEQYNLGRQGNINPTLYGLYQMQANGGSYAYFHPTLSGSNSVPGQVGFIANGSGYNPATGLGSVDANLLITQWRNLNPGSTSVGLSSSLANLVSGQSVTFTATVSGFMPTGSVQFNNNDVSLGTSVLSGGVATLTTSALTSPGVGLIIAVYAGDSNNLTSISTALSETVIAATTITVTVSESTIMAGQSLTLIATVTGASPSGTVIMPEIRRWLLAKQSPLRHNKFLPLAHGRNCCSL, encoded by the coding sequence GTGGTTGGTGGAACCTCCGCCTCTACGCCATCACTGGCAGGGATTGTCGCGTTACTGGAGCAATATAACCTTGGCCGTCAAGGCAATATCAACCCGACCCTTTATGGGCTATACCAAATGCAGGCCAACGGCGGCAGTTATGCTTATTTCCATCCTACGCTTTCCGGCAGCAACTCGGTACCCGGTCAAGTCGGCTTTATTGCTAACGGTTCTGGCTATAATCCGGCAACCGGCTTGGGCTCGGTCGATGCCAATCTTTTGATAACACAATGGCGCAATTTAAACCCCGGTTCGACCAGTGTCGGGTTAAGTAGTTCTTTGGCCAATCTTGTTAGCGGCCAATCCGTCACGTTTACCGCAACGGTCAGCGGTTTTATGCCTACCGGCAGTGTCCAATTCAATAATAACGACGTATCGCTAGGGACTTCAGTTTTAAGTGGCGGCGTGGCCACGCTGACCACCAGCGCCTTGACCTCCCCAGGTGTCGGCTTGATTATTGCGGTTTATGCCGGAGACAGTAATAACCTCACCAGCATTTCAACTGCGCTATCCGAGACCGTGATTGCCGCAACTACCATTACCGTTACTGTTTCGGAGTCTACTATTATGGCTGGACAAAGCCTTACCTTGATCGCAACCGTAACCGGCGCATCTCCCTCTGGCACCGTAATAATGCCGGAAATACGTCGGTGGCTATTAGCGAAACAGTCACCGCTACGCCACAACAAGTTCCTGCCTTTGGCCCATGGCAGGAATTGCTGTTCGCTATGA
- the xrtM gene encoding exosortase family protein XrtM: MYYHGVVTICADLINMLAPLEQVLPQQNHLLSVKANLEIVRGCDGAGVLFLMVSAIVAFPSTWRRKLIGLLLSIGLIYLLNLLRIITLYFIIAYQPDWFLLVHAYLAPTLMIIVGCVYFVWWAFGSTEKIHKPA; encoded by the coding sequence ATTTACTACCATGGCGTAGTGACTATTTGCGCCGATCTGATTAACATGCTCGCTCCGTTGGAACAGGTTTTGCCGCAGCAGAATCATTTACTTTCAGTTAAAGCTAATTTGGAGATCGTTCGCGGCTGCGATGGAGCTGGTGTGTTGTTTTTGATGGTGTCGGCCATTGTTGCTTTTCCATCAACATGGCGGCGAAAATTGATCGGGCTGCTCTTGAGCATCGGCTTAATCTATCTGCTCAATCTACTGCGTATTATCACCTTGTATTTTATCATTGCTTACCAACCCGACTGGTTTTTGTTGGTTCATGCTTATCTGGCACCGACCTTGATGATAATCGTGGGTTGTGTCTATTTCGTCTGGTGGGCATTCGGTTCAACGGAAAAGATTCATAAACCGGCGTGA
- a CDS encoding PAS domain-containing protein has product MADSKNKEKLFHTLELHQIELEIQNEELRRTQIALSESHYRYVDLYEFSPNGYLTLTREGRIAKINLSGTRIFGIEREALINHLFTALVTVKDRDHWHILFMKLMRNEEVFSAELSFQVGDGSECHSRLSCRLIPANDQNLLVRINFTDITENKLLEESLDRLQKIASQVPGVVYQFRVRPDGSCCFPYASEGLNNVHQLSPEEVREDASKLFSRFHPEDSDGIIEVMRKSLQDLSLFSHEYRVIDNDGTERWLFSNSVPQREADGSTLWHGYTSDITERKRIEKALQESEFLLKFAIEGANFGVWDCNLQTRQATYSPIWLAMLGYSQEDILPAHQEWLDRIHPDDQITVANIMQEYLEGQTEIYHVEYRLRCKDSSYKWILGRGMLVSRCKDGKPLRMIGTHTDITERKQIQEASREKEQILSQSQRIGGIGSWSLNVTTGYLTWSDEMYRIFGVSPKTFGHTVTAINALMLPDDLELKNSWFNDCLKGITMQELIFRIRLPDDSIRFICSSGKLQYDTMNKPLRLVGSMQDITSRKYQEQKSRRHLKRLSHVARLSLIEEIVSGIAREVDQPLDAIVAYSGVSLNLLEAASPDLAKLTEVIQKTQKEALRVGQIIHKIMKCANPNVHHKVISNLNELIQKSVDLYLFDLKRGNITILFELEDDLPVVNVDIAQIELVIINLIENSVEALENSPANQQRKISIYSRLLFNNRLEVRVKDNGSGIAEDQKQKILMPFYTTKTEGMGMGLSISRSIIEAHDGNLYFNSRHEKGSSFYFTLPTHIVDPKIRTVD; this is encoded by the coding sequence TTGGCAGATTCCAAAAACAAAGAAAAACTATTTCATACACTCGAGCTTCATCAAATTGAACTTGAGATTCAAAATGAAGAATTAAGGCGCACTCAAATTGCGCTTAGTGAATCTCATTACCGCTATGTTGATCTTTATGAATTTTCTCCCAATGGTTATCTGACGCTAACTCGCGAAGGCCGAATCGCAAAGATTAACTTATCGGGTACCCGTATCTTCGGCATAGAGCGCGAGGCTCTGATTAATCATCTTTTCACCGCTTTGGTTACTGTTAAAGATCGCGATCACTGGCATATTCTCTTTATGAAGTTGATGCGAAACGAAGAAGTCTTTAGCGCCGAATTATCTTTTCAAGTCGGTGATGGATCTGAATGTCATTCTCGGCTCAGCTGTCGACTTATACCAGCTAATGACCAAAATCTGCTGGTGCGCATCAACTTTACTGATATCACCGAAAATAAACTCTTGGAAGAGTCTCTTGACCGTTTGCAGAAAATCGCCAGTCAAGTACCGGGAGTTGTCTATCAATTTCGTGTGCGCCCCGATGGTAGTTGTTGTTTTCCTTACGCCAGTGAAGGTCTCAATAATGTTCATCAACTCAGTCCGGAAGAAGTTCGCGAGGATGCCTCCAAATTATTCTCCCGATTCCACCCGGAAGACAGCGATGGAATTATTGAGGTTATGCGCAAATCACTTCAAGATTTGAGCCTCTTCAGCCATGAATATCGAGTAATAGACAATGATGGTACGGAGCGTTGGTTATTTAGTAATTCAGTACCACAACGAGAAGCTGATGGCTCCACGCTCTGGCATGGCTATACCTCCGATATCACCGAACGAAAACGAATAGAAAAAGCGCTACAGGAGAGTGAGTTTCTGTTGAAATTTGCCATAGAAGGCGCTAATTTTGGCGTATGGGACTGTAATCTTCAGACCCGGCAAGCGACTTATTCCCCTATCTGGCTTGCAATGCTGGGCTATAGTCAAGAAGATATTTTACCTGCCCACCAAGAATGGCTGGATCGTATTCATCCAGATGATCAGATAACTGTTGCAAATATAATGCAAGAGTATTTGGAAGGGCAAACGGAGATTTACCATGTTGAATATCGTCTGCGCTGTAAGGATAGTAGTTATAAATGGATTTTGGGTCGAGGTATGCTGGTTAGTCGCTGCAAAGATGGAAAGCCCTTACGTATGATTGGTACACATACCGATATTACCGAGCGAAAACAAATACAGGAAGCCTCGCGGGAAAAAGAGCAAATATTGTCCCAATCACAACGCATCGGCGGTATTGGTAGTTGGTCTTTAAATGTGACAACGGGTTACCTGACCTGGTCAGATGAAATGTACCGAATTTTTGGCGTTTCTCCGAAAACCTTCGGACATACCGTTACAGCAATTAATGCTTTAATGCTTCCCGACGATCTGGAATTAAAAAATAGTTGGTTTAATGATTGCCTGAAGGGGATCACGATGCAAGAACTCATTTTTCGTATCAGATTACCGGATGACAGCATTCGTTTTATCTGTAGCAGTGGTAAATTGCAATACGACACCATGAACAAACCGCTACGCCTGGTGGGCAGTATGCAGGATATTACCTCGCGTAAATATCAGGAACAGAAATCCAGAAGGCATCTCAAGCGGCTTTCCCATGTCGCTCGCCTTAGCCTGATAGAAGAAATAGTATCAGGTATTGCTCGTGAAGTTGATCAACCACTGGATGCGATTGTTGCCTATTCAGGAGTTAGTTTAAATCTGCTTGAGGCTGCAAGTCCTGACTTGGCAAAGCTGACAGAGGTTATCCAAAAAACACAGAAAGAGGCGTTAAGAGTAGGGCAGATTATTCATAAAATTATGAAATGTGCTAATCCTAATGTGCATCATAAGGTAATCAGTAACCTTAATGAGTTAATTCAAAAATCTGTCGATTTGTATTTGTTTGATCTTAAGCGCGGAAATATAACAATCTTGTTTGAACTTGAGGATGATTTACCCGTTGTTAATGTTGATATTGCCCAAATTGAACTGGTCATTATAAATCTGATCGAAAATAGTGTTGAAGCCTTGGAAAACTCTCCTGCAAACCAGCAGCGCAAGATATCTATCTATAGTCGATTGCTTTTCAATAATAGGCTAGAAGTCAGGGTAAAAGATAATGGCTCCGGTATTGCTGAAGACCAAAAACAAAAAATATTAATGCCTTTTTATACAACCAAAACTGAGGGCATGGGTATGGGATTATCTATCAGTCGTTCAATTATTGAAGCCCATGATGGTAATTTGTATTTCAATAGCCGGCATGAAAAGGGTAGTTCTTTTTATTTTACGTTACCTACCCATATAGTGGACCCCAAAATCCGGACAGTCGATTAA
- the glmS gene encoding glutamine--fructose-6-phosphate transaminase (isomerizing), whose translation MCGIVGGIAQRNVVPILMEGLKRLEYRGYDSAGLAVINDQTIYRKRELGKVNGLEALLLADPVCGKIGIAHTRWATHGKPSTANAHPHICRNKIAVVHNGIIENHEVLRSALIKNGYEFTSETDTEVIVHEIYQAMESLRLGSGQDTDGLLNAVKLAVKKLKGAYALGIISTSEPDILIACRKGSPLVIGVGIGEYFIASDVAALLPVTRRFMFLEEGDIASISIDKLVIYDADDNVVNRPARESRLTADSVEEGDYRHFMLKEIYEQPFAISQTLEGRFINDRLQDSAFGHKAPEVFDSIKSIQIIACGTSYHAGMVAHYWFEKLARVPCNIEVASEFRYRSPVLAADTLVVTISQSGETADTLAALQEAKKLGAKYSLAICNVPESSLIRESDLVLITRAGPEIGVASTKAFTTQLTALMLLVIAVGRRFELTETMEKKITSELFGLPGKIEAVLQLDNEIKLLAEQFSEKQHALFLGRGSHYPIAMEGALKLKEISYIHAEAYPAGELKHGPLALIDADMPVITVAPNNNLLEKLKSNIQEVSARGGQLIVFMDETLATTADDNVQIIKIPQVKNEISPIIYTIPLQLLSYHVAVLKGTDVDQPRNLAKSVTVE comes from the coding sequence ATGTGTGGAATAGTAGGTGGAATAGCGCAACGAAATGTCGTACCAATATTGATGGAAGGCTTAAAAAGGCTGGAATATCGTGGTTATGATTCAGCAGGATTGGCAGTTATTAACGACCAGACGATATATCGCAAAAGGGAGTTGGGTAAAGTTAACGGTCTTGAGGCATTGTTACTGGCTGATCCTGTTTGTGGCAAGATCGGCATTGCACATACCCGGTGGGCAACACATGGTAAACCCAGTACAGCCAATGCCCATCCACATATTTGTCGGAATAAAATTGCGGTAGTGCATAACGGTATTATTGAAAATCATGAGGTGCTGCGTAGCGCACTGATAAAAAATGGCTACGAGTTTACTTCAGAAACTGATACCGAAGTTATTGTGCATGAAATTTATCAGGCTATGGAATCCCTTCGGCTTGGCTCAGGGCAGGATACTGATGGTTTGTTAAATGCAGTTAAGCTGGCGGTAAAAAAACTGAAAGGTGCTTACGCCTTGGGGATAATCAGTACCTCAGAACCGGATATCTTGATAGCCTGCAGAAAAGGCAGTCCGCTGGTTATTGGCGTAGGTATTGGTGAATATTTTATCGCTTCGGATGTTGCCGCTTTGCTCCCTGTTACGCGACGTTTTATGTTTCTGGAGGAGGGCGATATAGCCTCTATCAGTATAGATAAATTGGTTATTTATGATGCAGATGACAATGTTGTTAATCGTCCTGCCAGAGAAAGTCGATTAACCGCAGATTCGGTTGAGGAGGGTGACTATCGCCATTTTATGTTAAAAGAAATTTATGAGCAGCCGTTTGCAATTTCTCAGACTTTGGAAGGACGATTTATAAATGATCGCTTGCAAGATAGTGCCTTTGGACATAAGGCTCCTGAAGTATTTGACAGCATAAAATCGATACAGATTATCGCTTGTGGTACCAGTTATCATGCCGGCATGGTCGCACACTATTGGTTTGAAAAGCTGGCTCGCGTACCTTGCAATATTGAAGTCGCCAGTGAGTTTCGTTACAGAAGTCCGGTCTTGGCAGCCGATACCCTGGTTGTTACCATTTCGCAATCGGGTGAAACCGCTGATACTTTGGCTGCATTGCAGGAAGCCAAAAAACTGGGCGCCAAATATTCCTTGGCGATATGCAATGTTCCCGAGAGTTCTTTGATCAGGGAATCTGATCTGGTCTTGATTACGCGTGCAGGGCCTGAAATTGGTGTTGCCTCGACCAAGGCGTTTACAACACAGTTAACAGCATTGATGCTGTTGGTGATAGCTGTTGGCAGGCGATTTGAGTTGACTGAAACAATGGAGAAGAAAATTACTTCGGAATTATTTGGTTTACCCGGAAAAATTGAAGCAGTGTTGCAGTTGGATAATGAGATTAAATTGTTGGCCGAACAATTTTCAGAAAAACAGCATGCCTTGTTTTTGGGTAGAGGCAGTCATTATCCTATAGCCATGGAAGGTGCATTAAAATTAAAAGAAATATCTTATATTCATGCCGAGGCCTATCCCGCAGGTGAGTTAAAGCACGGCCCCTTGGCATTAATTGATGCGGATATGCCGGTTATTACCGTAGCGCCAAACAATAATCTGCTTGAAAAATTGAAATCAAATATTCAGGAGGTTAGCGCAAGAGGTGGGCAGTTAATTGTTTTTATGGATGAAACATTAGCTACGACAGCCGATGACAACGTACAAATTATAAAAATACCGCAAGTTAAGAATGAAATTTCACCGATTATCTATACCATTCCATTACAATTGCTGTCTTACCATGTCGCTGTTTTAAAAGGCACTGATGTGGATCAGCCGAGAAATCTTGCAAAGTCTGTTACCGTCGAATAG
- a CDS encoding helix-turn-helix domain-containing protein gives MKPEITILTSSLIVANDFINLPVTILTKPIDYFRLLLASTIDVLVVDVEFLNDTNPCIDKFLKVNPKLIIISMVNPDLDHADKTTLINMGVNRTLNAPIVSEELFANINAIYRTQKAIDLHFEPVEPVEPVEPVEPVEPTDFIWYLSHSNWTLIAPDNQLMTLTSREFSFLCYIQENSDQVINKNCFSKKIFGEFNQHGCRKLDLILGRLRKKSLTMLNRELPIKTVHAVGYALTNKLLIRQ, from the coding sequence ATGAAGCCTGAAATTACAATACTTACATCCAGCTTAATTGTAGCAAATGATTTTATTAATCTTCCTGTTACCATCCTGACTAAGCCGATTGACTACTTCAGATTATTGTTGGCATCGACAATAGATGTTTTGGTTGTTGATGTTGAGTTTTTAAATGATACTAATCCTTGTATTGATAAGTTTTTGAAAGTAAATCCTAAATTAATCATTATTTCTATGGTTAACCCTGATTTGGATCATGCAGATAAAACCACACTAATTAATATGGGGGTTAATAGAACCTTAAATGCACCTATTGTTTCAGAAGAATTATTCGCCAATATCAATGCGATTTATCGTACACAAAAAGCCATTGATCTGCATTTTGAACCAGTTGAACCAGTTGAACCAGTTGAACCAGTTGAACCAGTTGAACCAACTGATTTTATTTGGTATTTATCTCATTCAAACTGGACATTAATTGCACCGGACAATCAGTTAATGACATTGACATCGAGAGAGTTTTCTTTTCTTTGCTATATCCAGGAAAATTCTGATCAAGTTATTAATAAAAATTGTTTTTCCAAAAAAATATTTGGTGAATTTAATCAACATGGCTGTCGTAAACTTGATTTAATTCTGGGCAGGCTTAGAAAAAAATCCCTCACCATGTTGAATCGTGAATTGCCTATCAAAACGGTGCATGCTGTTGGCTATGCACTCACCAATAAACTTCTTATTAGACAATAA